The following proteins are encoded in a genomic region of Streptomyces lunaelactis:
- a CDS encoding FAD-dependent monooxygenase translates to MVHTEVSDVLVAGAGPVGLTAAAELRRRGVACRIVDRLPARLPFAKAVGIQPRTLEIWDRMGLVRAALDAAVPMRGQLIYVNGAEQARLDLVLPPEVPYGFAALPQYETERILEEFLARFGTRIERGTELLSFTQDADGVSSRLLSSSGTEEEVRSRFLVGCDGAHSVVRKTLGLTFEGGAFPEEYMLADVEVDWDLPPGYGVRAMHHDAEGAVDDVLVCIPLPGPGRYRMSMLVPPELSTARRTEGADQDGVAHGLEGGRAPALPHIQAVLDRLSPQPTTASAMRWSSVFRISHRLVDRYADGRVFVAGDAAHIHPPTGAQGMNTGIQDAYNLAWKLALATGGSAHPQLLASYDAERRPIGEEVVGRTVRHATEGIQADPTDPATLMLREAQLLVGYRGSPIVGRPHPDGDGAGPQPGDRAPDCGGLTGEIAAYPLRLYDLLRDRGHVLLLYGNGPPGDGLDELAAAARELSHGQTEPCVVLAEGAPANGTRLPVYRDGRGEFARAYGAQDPTGFVVRPDGYLGTRLCPPTTQELAAHLACVFRS, encoded by the coding sequence GTGGTGCACACCGAGGTATCGGACGTACTGGTAGCGGGCGCCGGCCCGGTCGGGCTGACCGCGGCCGCGGAGTTGCGACGGCGCGGGGTCGCCTGCCGCATCGTCGACCGGCTTCCGGCCAGGTTGCCGTTCGCGAAGGCCGTGGGCATCCAGCCACGCACCTTGGAGATCTGGGACCGGATGGGCCTGGTGCGGGCTGCGCTGGACGCGGCCGTCCCGATGCGTGGGCAGCTGATCTACGTCAACGGTGCCGAGCAGGCCCGGCTCGACCTCGTGCTGCCGCCCGAGGTGCCGTACGGCTTCGCCGCGCTGCCGCAGTACGAGACCGAGCGCATCCTCGAGGAGTTCCTGGCCCGCTTCGGGACCCGGATCGAGCGCGGCACCGAGCTGCTGTCGTTCACCCAGGACGCCGACGGGGTGTCCAGTCGGCTCCTCAGCTCCTCCGGGACGGAGGAGGAGGTCCGTTCCCGGTTCCTGGTGGGCTGCGACGGCGCGCACAGCGTCGTCCGCAAGACACTCGGGCTCACCTTCGAAGGGGGCGCCTTCCCCGAGGAGTACATGCTCGCCGATGTGGAGGTCGACTGGGACCTGCCGCCCGGGTACGGCGTACGCGCCATGCACCACGATGCCGAGGGCGCCGTCGACGACGTGCTGGTGTGTATTCCGCTGCCCGGCCCCGGCCGCTACCGGATGTCGATGCTCGTGCCTCCCGAGCTCTCCACGGCCCGGCGGACCGAGGGCGCTGACCAGGACGGGGTGGCGCACGGCCTGGAGGGCGGCCGGGCCCCTGCGCTCCCCCACATCCAGGCGGTCCTGGACCGGCTGTCGCCGCAGCCGACCACCGCGTCCGCCATGCGCTGGTCCTCGGTGTTCCGGATCAGCCACCGGCTGGTGGACCGGTACGCCGACGGCCGGGTCTTCGTCGCCGGGGACGCCGCGCACATCCATCCGCCGACGGGCGCGCAGGGCATGAACACAGGGATCCAGGACGCGTACAACCTGGCCTGGAAGCTCGCCCTCGCGACCGGGGGCTCCGCACATCCGCAGCTGCTCGCGAGTTACGACGCCGAGCGTCGGCCGATTGGCGAGGAGGTCGTCGGCCGAACCGTCCGGCACGCCACCGAGGGCATCCAGGCCGACCCGACGGACCCGGCGACCCTGATGCTGCGCGAGGCGCAGCTGCTCGTCGGCTACCGAGGCAGCCCGATCGTGGGCCGGCCGCACCCGGACGGCGACGGGGCCGGCCCACAGCCCGGAGACCGGGCACCGGACTGTGGCGGCCTCACCGGGGAGATCGCCGCCTATCCGCTGCGGCTGTACGACCTACTGCGGGACCGCGGGCACGTGCTGCTGCTGTACGGGAACGGCCCGCCGGGCGACGGACTCGACGAACTCGCCGCCGCAGCACGGGAGCTGTCCCACGGCCAGACAGAACCCTGCGTGGTACTCGCCGAGGGCGCACCCGCCAACGGCACACGGCTGCCGGTGTACCGCGACGGCCGGGGCGAGTTCGCGCGAGCCTACGGGGCGCAGGATCCGACGGGGTTCGTCGTGCGCCCGGACGGCTACCTCGGAACCCGCCTCTGCCCGCCGACCACGCAGGAACTGGCCGCCCACCTCGCATGCGTATTCCGGTCCTGA
- a CDS encoding methylated-DNA--[protein]-cysteine S-methyltransferase — protein MGEESATAKGGTALASLALSGQKSGAIVQDDWTQDADAFAEIAAQLRSYFDGKLTRFDIEYVTSGSEFQQQAWKAVETIPYGTTTSYGKLAEQIGTPRTAVRAAPHTEGTTP, from the coding sequence GTGGGCGAGGAGTCGGCCACCGCGAAGGGCGGCACCGCACTCGCCTCCCTGGCCCTGTCCGGCCAGAAGAGCGGCGCCATCGTCCAGGACGACTGGACCCAGGACGCGGACGCGTTCGCCGAGATCGCCGCGCAGCTGCGCTCGTACTTCGACGGCAAGCTGACCCGCTTCGACATCGAGTACGTCACCAGCGGCTCCGAGTTCCAGCAACAGGCCTGGAAGGCCGTCGAGACCATCCCGTACGGCACCACGACCAGCTACGGCAAGCTCGCCGAGCAGATCGGCACCCCGCGCACCGCGGTCCGGGCGGCGCCGCACACCGAAGGAACCACACCGTGA
- a CDS encoding glycoside hydrolase family 16 protein, with the protein MSVSGGSLHLKAEKVQTTANDGKTYAYRSGLVESDGKAEFTYGAFEARIYTPAASPGAIANWPAFWTDGQNWPEDGEMDIMEALGGGKACYHFHSPAGGPGGCAPGDFTGWHTYGAEWKPGVVTYYYDGKQVGQITTGITSSPMFLILNNGVYSSPTTVTPADMMTDYVRVWQH; encoded by the coding sequence GTGAGCGTCAGCGGAGGCTCCCTGCACCTCAAGGCCGAAAAGGTGCAGACCACCGCAAATGACGGCAAGACCTACGCCTACCGCTCCGGCCTGGTCGAGAGTGACGGCAAGGCCGAGTTCACCTACGGAGCCTTCGAGGCCAGGATCTACACCCCCGCGGCGTCCCCTGGGGCGATCGCCAACTGGCCCGCCTTCTGGACGGACGGGCAGAACTGGCCCGAGGACGGCGAAATGGACATCATGGAGGCCCTCGGCGGCGGCAAGGCCTGCTACCACTTCCACTCCCCGGCGGGCGGTCCGGGCGGCTGCGCCCCCGGTGACTTCACGGGATGGCACACCTACGGAGCTGAGTGGAAGCCCGGAGTCGTCACGTACTACTACGACGGCAAGCAGGTGGGCCAGATCACGACCGGCATCACCTCGTCGCCGATGTTCCTGATCCTGAACAACGGCGTCTACAGCAGTCCGACGACCGTGACCCCGGCCGACATGATGACCGACTATGTGAGGGTCTGGCAGCACTGA
- a CDS encoding GNAT family N-acetyltransferase, with amino-acid sequence MSHHQAPESEPREWDVHTGDGVTRAVSPVPRETWAKVLAADPGATAFLLPQWLDCICSVRGWQDASRLYRTAEGRELVLPMVRRPAWFRALSLQSSFPPGWGTGGILASGGVRPDEVDMVLADLASDRALRTSVRPDFAAAPAWPGGAPGVVTVPRRVHVLDLDGGMDALWSQRWSGKSRRGLRSSERKAEQAGLVIESGHSPELVSAFYDLYLRWIDRRARERQLPSAVVRSRGKRAEPLAKFQAVAASLPGTCRIHVARLDGEPVAATISLLHGSICIYWRGVSDKRTAAPLRANQFLQLRSIKEACDAGCRYYEMGESGGVTSLEQFKANLGGGVRTLAEYRIERLPLTGLQDRLGRIRNAVDARLATRRS; translated from the coding sequence GTGAGCCACCACCAGGCACCCGAATCTGAGCCCCGAGAGTGGGACGTCCACACCGGTGATGGCGTGACACGGGCCGTGAGCCCCGTTCCCCGTGAGACCTGGGCGAAGGTGCTCGCCGCCGACCCCGGAGCCACGGCATTCCTCTTGCCGCAGTGGCTGGACTGCATCTGCAGCGTCCGTGGCTGGCAGGACGCGAGCCGGCTCTACCGGACGGCCGAAGGACGGGAGCTCGTCCTGCCGATGGTTCGCCGACCGGCATGGTTCCGCGCTCTCTCGTTGCAGTCCTCCTTCCCCCCGGGATGGGGAACGGGCGGCATTCTGGCGTCCGGAGGAGTCCGCCCCGACGAAGTCGACATGGTCCTCGCCGATCTCGCCTCCGACCGAGCACTGCGCACCAGCGTCCGTCCTGACTTCGCCGCTGCACCCGCGTGGCCGGGTGGGGCGCCGGGGGTCGTCACCGTGCCCCGGAGGGTCCATGTACTGGATCTCGACGGCGGCATGGACGCCCTGTGGTCGCAGCGATGGTCCGGGAAGTCACGAAGGGGGCTGCGCTCCTCGGAACGCAAGGCCGAGCAGGCCGGCCTGGTCATCGAAAGCGGCCACTCGCCAGAGCTGGTGTCCGCCTTCTACGACCTCTACCTGCGATGGATCGACCGGCGAGCGCGGGAACGGCAACTGCCCTCGGCTGTCGTCCGCAGCCGCGGAAAGCGTGCGGAGCCGCTCGCCAAATTCCAGGCGGTAGCAGCTTCCCTCCCAGGCACCTGCCGAATTCACGTGGCCAGACTTGACGGGGAACCGGTGGCCGCCACCATCTCGCTGCTGCACGGATCGATCTGCATCTACTGGCGCGGCGTGAGCGACAAGCGGACGGCGGCTCCGCTGCGCGCGAACCAGTTCCTTCAGCTCCGCTCCATCAAGGAGGCCTGTGATGCAGGCTGCCGCTACTACGAGATGGGGGAATCGGGCGGGGTCACTTCGCTGGAGCAGTTCAAGGCCAACCTCGGCGGAGGCGTACGAACCCTCGCCGAGTACCGGATCGAGCGCTTGCCGCTCACCGGGCTCCAGGATCGGCTGGGCCGGATCCGCAACGCCGTCGACGCCCGTCTCGCCACCCGGCGGAGCTGA
- a CDS encoding lipopolysaccharide biosynthesis protein, with protein sequence MRQSKDHLLRTGHVLTFNALLTAALGAGYWALAARWYDTGAVGRNYSAVSAMMLLAGVGQLNLTNVLLRFVPTAGDRTQLLVSRAYLGACVFSVFLAGMFLFLVPWISPGLLFLREPLLGGCYVLATAAYAVFVIQDGVLTGLRRPDWVVWENAVFAVGKIVLVGVLAVVMKSTGILLSWALALVLAVILTNGFLYARAFPRHARTPPDERADTSRPTPKYIALDYVAALFWLGATALLPIIVLNRCGPDQAAYFSLAWLAGFTLYQLNASMGESLVVEAANDPAQLLRHCRRVLRHTGMLQVVGALVLCAAAPLVLRVFGTDYAQNGAGLLRLVALSAIPNLVVITAMSACRAQRRMRMLIGILGVVCTLATGLSLVLLSPLGIAGVGAGWLIAQSVVAAWLWWRKPLWLPVGSRSESPTDGGMVGPK encoded by the coding sequence GTGCGGCAGTCCAAGGACCACCTGCTGCGCACCGGTCACGTGCTGACGTTCAACGCACTGCTGACAGCGGCTCTCGGGGCGGGGTATTGGGCGTTGGCAGCTCGCTGGTACGACACCGGTGCGGTGGGCCGCAACTACTCGGCAGTGTCCGCGATGATGCTGCTGGCCGGAGTGGGCCAGCTCAACCTGACCAATGTGCTGCTCCGGTTCGTTCCCACCGCGGGGGACCGCACCCAACTGCTGGTCTCCAGGGCCTATCTGGGCGCTTGTGTCTTCTCCGTGTTCCTTGCAGGGATGTTTCTCTTCCTCGTGCCCTGGATCTCTCCAGGGCTGCTGTTCCTGCGCGAGCCGCTGCTCGGGGGATGCTACGTCCTGGCCACTGCGGCATACGCGGTCTTCGTCATCCAGGACGGTGTGCTGACCGGCCTGCGACGCCCGGACTGGGTGGTGTGGGAGAACGCCGTGTTCGCGGTGGGGAAGATCGTGCTCGTCGGTGTGCTGGCCGTCGTCATGAAGTCGACCGGAATCCTGCTGTCCTGGGCCCTCGCCCTGGTCCTCGCCGTCATCCTCACCAACGGCTTCCTGTACGCAAGAGCGTTCCCCCGGCACGCCCGCACCCCGCCGGACGAGCGGGCCGACACGAGCAGACCGACGCCGAAATACATTGCGCTGGACTACGTGGCAGCACTCTTCTGGCTCGGCGCGACCGCCCTGCTCCCGATCATCGTTCTCAACCGGTGCGGACCCGACCAGGCCGCCTACTTCTCGCTGGCCTGGCTCGCCGGGTTCACGCTGTACCAACTGAACGCGAGCATGGGCGAGTCGCTCGTCGTCGAGGCGGCGAACGACCCGGCTCAGCTGCTCAGGCACTGTCGGCGGGTCCTGCGACACACCGGAATGCTGCAGGTTGTGGGAGCACTGGTGCTCTGTGCAGCTGCGCCACTCGTGCTGCGTGTGTTCGGCACCGACTACGCCCAGAACGGGGCGGGTCTGCTCCGTCTGGTGGCTCTGTCGGCGATTCCCAACCTGGTCGTCATTACGGCCATGAGCGCTTGCCGGGCCCAGCGCCGGATGCGCATGCTGATCGGAATCCTGGGAGTCGTCTGCACGCTGGCCACCGGGCTGAGCCTGGTGCTGCTGTCGCCCCTGGGCATTGCGGGGGTTGGGGCCGGGTGGCTCATCGCCCAAAGTGTTGTGGCCGCGTGGCTGTGGTGGCGGAAGCCGCTCTGGCTGCCGGTAGGGAGCCGGTCGGAATCGCCGACGGACGGGGGCATGGTCGGACCCAAGTAG
- a CDS encoding GNAT family N-acetyltransferase → MNSAVAHPVAGPSCPVRVTSPAPRAVWRQLASVDENTLASQTPTWLDCICATGPFEDASRLYEFEGGRRLVVPLARRRGWPAWLVGEDSWPSDWGIGGPLVSPGTPDETEARVVFDDLARRPALRVGVRFGPGADPVWARAAPQSFGAEEHMTQVLDLDGGFGTVWDRRFHGRVRRAVRRAERSAIKVEVDRTGRLVPAFYHLYEQSMVRWARQQHEPLALARWRQTRSFPRQRLEAVADRFGESCAIYLAWCAGEPAAAIVVLRHGDHAKYWRGAMNRDLAHPVRANFLLHHLAVEDACEAGCRYYHLGDSRPGSSLAHFKDGFGAESRSTPAFLRERLPVSAADRRLRSAVKRLLRFEDA, encoded by the coding sequence ATGAACTCAGCCGTCGCGCACCCAGTGGCCGGACCGTCGTGCCCCGTGCGGGTGACCAGCCCCGCTCCGCGGGCGGTCTGGCGGCAACTGGCCTCTGTGGACGAGAACACCCTGGCCAGCCAGACTCCGACGTGGCTCGATTGCATCTGTGCGACGGGACCCTTCGAGGATGCCAGCCGACTGTACGAATTCGAGGGTGGGCGCCGGCTCGTCGTACCACTGGCCCGGCGGCGAGGGTGGCCGGCGTGGCTGGTCGGCGAGGACTCCTGGCCGTCCGACTGGGGAATCGGCGGGCCCTTGGTCTCCCCCGGAACGCCCGACGAGACGGAGGCTCGCGTCGTCTTCGACGACCTCGCGCGGCGCCCGGCGCTCCGGGTCGGCGTCCGGTTCGGGCCCGGCGCCGACCCGGTGTGGGCACGGGCGGCGCCGCAGAGCTTCGGGGCGGAGGAACACATGACGCAGGTGCTGGACCTGGACGGCGGCTTCGGCACCGTCTGGGACCGGCGCTTCCACGGGCGTGTCCGACGGGCTGTGCGCCGAGCCGAGCGGTCGGCGATCAAGGTGGAGGTCGACCGCACGGGCCGGCTGGTGCCGGCCTTCTACCACCTGTACGAACAGTCAATGGTGCGCTGGGCGCGGCAGCAGCACGAGCCGCTGGCACTCGCCCGATGGCGCCAGACCCGTAGCTTCCCGCGGCAGCGTCTGGAGGCTGTTGCCGATCGGTTCGGTGAATCGTGCGCGATCTACCTGGCATGGTGCGCCGGCGAGCCCGCCGCGGCGATTGTCGTCCTCCGTCACGGCGACCACGCGAAGTACTGGCGCGGTGCGATGAACCGGGATCTCGCCCACCCGGTCCGGGCGAACTTCCTGCTCCACCACCTCGCCGTCGAGGACGCGTGCGAGGCGGGCTGCAGGTACTACCACCTGGGGGACTCCCGACCGGGGTCCTCGCTGGCCCACTTCAAGGACGGCTTCGGGGCCGAAAGCCGCTCGACCCCCGCCTTCCTCCGCGAGCGGCTTCCGGTTTCGGCCGCCGATCGCCGACTACGGAGCGCCGTCAAGCGCCTGCTCCGCTTCGAGGACGCCTAG
- a CDS encoding phosphotransferase family protein produces the protein MLTRPADLLTARHLANQLRADRAGFRDLHRLQRTVSDLLVFELEDEKRPLVVKHPRSSRAAASLARGCEAVRDLTFDDRLDEWRRLLPPMEVCRLGGRLPLVAEGRLPGVEGDELLRRSPHLTRQVTASALGAVCELHRATGRLECVTSHIGHWVDPQLAILAEEIPWCRRGRGAAATEALRERLRSGLTGHNLTVAWTHGDFHPGNILLNGEHGTLTGVIDWANARRDGPCAIDAYTFVLTLRHQRGGRELGQIVADVVRRGSLLPEDRRLLAEADVPPTDEGPEEDVLPLLTWLWHVAGNAEKSARYGRSHHWVAGNVVPVLKEVARR, from the coding sequence GTGCTCACCCGGCCCGCCGACCTGCTGACGGCCCGCCATCTGGCGAACCAGCTGCGCGCTGACCGCGCCGGCTTCCGCGACCTGCACCGGCTGCAGCGGACGGTTTCCGATCTTCTGGTCTTCGAGCTGGAGGACGAGAAGCGGCCGCTGGTGGTCAAGCATCCCCGCAGCAGTAGAGCTGCCGCGTCGCTCGCCCGGGGGTGCGAAGCCGTGCGGGACCTGACGTTCGACGACCGGCTGGACGAGTGGCGGCGGCTGCTGCCTCCGATGGAAGTGTGCCGGCTCGGCGGACGGCTTCCCCTGGTGGCGGAAGGCCGTCTGCCGGGTGTCGAAGGCGACGAGCTGCTGCGGCGCTCTCCACACCTCACTCGGCAAGTGACTGCCTCCGCGCTCGGAGCGGTCTGCGAGCTGCACCGGGCAACCGGGCGGCTGGAGTGCGTCACGTCACACATCGGGCACTGGGTCGACCCCCAGCTCGCCATCCTGGCCGAAGAGATCCCGTGGTGCCGCCGGGGCCGTGGCGCAGCCGCCACGGAGGCACTTAGAGAGCGCCTCCGCAGCGGTCTGACCGGGCACAACTTGACGGTTGCGTGGACCCATGGGGACTTCCATCCGGGAAACATCCTGTTGAACGGGGAGCACGGGACGCTCACCGGGGTGATCGACTGGGCGAACGCCCGCCGGGACGGCCCTTGCGCCATCGATGCCTACACCTTCGTCCTGACACTGCGGCACCAGCGCGGCGGGCGGGAGTTGGGGCAGATCGTGGCGGATGTCGTGCGGCGCGGCTCCCTGCTGCCCGAGGACCGCCGTCTCCTCGCCGAAGCAGATGTTCCACCCACGGACGAAGGCCCCGAGGAAGACGTGCTGCCGCTGCTGACCTGGCTGTGGCATGTGGCGGGAAACGCGGAGAAGTCGGCGCGCTACGGACGCAGCCATCATTGGGTCGCGGGCAATGTGGTGCCGGTGCTCAAGGAGGTGGCGCGACGGTAG
- a CDS encoding carboxylate--amine ligase, which produces MNAGPPLDRAMPTLLTKIGSYPLHHGGLGVVRTIGRLGVPVHAVVEDRFTPVAFSRHVTRRFVWPTTGLEEPRLLIDALLSIGRAIGSRCMPVPTDDEAAILLAEHSDQLAECFLLPAVPSGLPRRLADKASLHRMCEELGVPSPRTRAPADRDELVEAGRELGFPLVLKNLEAWSRLRNPAVSGTTVVRDERELLARYPTGALPPVLMQEYIPREHAEDWITHLYCGAGGTPRVVFTGLKLRSWPPYAGVTTRAVALRNSCLAELAAGLCRRIGYSGPADLDWRYDRRDGRYKLVDFNPRAGAQFRLFQNADGIDVVRAMHLDLTGRDVPDSPQDENRDFVAGQLDLPSAAVWLRDEHRLPPGLFSWRRTERAWLCRDDPLPAAADAIRFAGVVAHRLGRSLHARGD; this is translated from the coding sequence ATGAACGCCGGACCACCCCTCGACCGTGCGATGCCCACTCTCCTCACCAAGATCGGCAGCTATCCCCTGCACCACGGCGGCCTCGGCGTGGTGCGCACGATCGGGCGGCTGGGTGTCCCGGTCCACGCCGTCGTCGAGGACAGGTTCACTCCGGTGGCGTTCTCACGCCATGTCACCCGCAGGTTCGTCTGGCCGACGACCGGCCTGGAGGAACCGCGGCTGCTGATCGATGCCCTGCTGTCGATCGGCCGGGCCATCGGCTCGCGCTGCATGCCCGTACCGACCGACGACGAAGCCGCCATCCTGCTGGCGGAGCACTCCGACCAACTGGCGGAGTGCTTTCTGCTCCCCGCGGTGCCCTCCGGTCTGCCGCGGCGGCTGGCCGACAAGGCGAGCCTGCACAGGATGTGCGAGGAACTCGGTGTGCCCTCCCCGCGCACCCGGGCGCCTGCAGATCGCGACGAACTGGTGGAGGCAGGGCGTGAGCTGGGCTTTCCGCTGGTGCTCAAGAACCTCGAGGCGTGGAGCAGGCTGCGCAACCCGGCCGTGAGCGGCACCACCGTGGTCCGCGACGAGCGGGAGCTGCTGGCCCGGTATCCGACAGGCGCGCTGCCCCCGGTCCTGATGCAGGAGTACATCCCGAGAGAACACGCGGAGGACTGGATCACCCACCTCTACTGCGGTGCGGGCGGCACACCGCGCGTCGTCTTCACCGGCCTGAAGCTGCGCTCGTGGCCGCCGTACGCGGGGGTGACCACCAGGGCGGTCGCCCTGCGCAATTCCTGCCTGGCGGAGCTGGCCGCGGGGCTGTGCCGCCGGATCGGCTACAGCGGGCCGGCCGACCTCGACTGGCGTTACGACCGTCGCGACGGGCGTTACAAGCTGGTGGATTTCAACCCGCGCGCAGGTGCGCAGTTCCGGCTGTTCCAGAACGCCGACGGAATCGACGTGGTACGGGCAATGCACCTGGACCTGACGGGCCGTGACGTACCGGACAGCCCGCAGGACGAAAACCGGGATTTCGTCGCCGGTCAACTCGATCTGCCGTCGGCGGCGGTCTGGCTGCGGGACGAGCACCGGCTGCCGCCCGGTCTGTTTTCCTGGCGGCGTACGGAACGGGCCTGGCTCTGCCGGGACGATCCGCTGCCCGCTGCGGCCGACGCGATCCGGTTCGCGGGCGTTGTGGCCCACCGCCTCGGCCGTTCCCTGCATGCCCGGGGCGATTGA
- a CDS encoding phosphotransferase family protein has product MNRVPTFTTAPGTAPGPPAEQFADSVNFPNTPRHRSARALWDPLLGLLPLRTPRVLGTLTDGLRAQRLVRGMHPREVTVVRRPTWPQTNLLVFGLRRGNLTVVVKHPRNERAAGALAREWDVLRELAADDRLAPWRQLLPQAVSYLPGGPGRMLAQGRLVGVPAERLVRGRPQDLHRTVTAALSFLAELRRATGVAQPGAERSGEWAEPQLEILSTEIGWCRAGAGAAGLQALRRRLYEGLAKAVMTEAWTHGDFHPGNVLLSEERARVAGVYDWGNARMDGPSEIDACMFVLAVRAALSGRPLGRLVADAVRAGGLPAADRELLSAAAVDPDVGGDSAVLPLLTWLWHVSGNVRKSSQFGRSHWWVSDTVAPVLEEASRWASVGH; this is encoded by the coding sequence GTGAACCGTGTCCCGACCTTCACGACAGCGCCCGGGACGGCGCCGGGACCTCCGGCCGAGCAGTTCGCGGACTCCGTGAATTTTCCGAATACTCCGCGTCACCGGAGCGCCCGTGCGCTGTGGGATCCCCTGCTCGGGCTGCTGCCGCTGCGCACTCCGCGTGTTCTCGGCACATTGACCGACGGTCTGCGGGCGCAACGCTTGGTGCGCGGGATGCATCCCCGCGAGGTCACTGTGGTCCGGCGCCCCACCTGGCCCCAGACCAATCTGCTGGTGTTCGGGTTGCGGCGGGGCAACCTGACCGTCGTGGTCAAACACCCCAGGAACGAACGGGCGGCCGGCGCCCTCGCCCGTGAATGGGACGTTCTGCGGGAGCTGGCCGCGGACGACCGGCTCGCCCCCTGGCGGCAGCTGCTGCCGCAGGCCGTCAGCTATCTGCCCGGCGGGCCTGGCCGGATGCTCGCCCAGGGGCGGCTTGTGGGCGTACCCGCGGAGCGCCTGGTCCGGGGCCGACCGCAGGATCTGCACCGAACGGTCACCGCTGCCCTCTCATTTCTGGCGGAACTGCGGCGTGCGACCGGAGTTGCGCAGCCGGGCGCCGAACGGTCCGGTGAATGGGCCGAACCGCAGCTGGAGATCCTTTCCACGGAGATCGGATGGTGCCGGGCGGGTGCGGGTGCGGCGGGACTTCAGGCGCTGCGCCGGCGCCTGTACGAGGGCCTGGCCAAGGCCGTCATGACGGAGGCCTGGACGCATGGGGACTTCCACCCGGGCAATGTGCTGCTGAGTGAGGAGCGCGCCCGGGTCGCCGGTGTGTACGACTGGGGCAACGCGCGGATGGACGGCCCGTCGGAGATCGACGCCTGCATGTTCGTACTGGCCGTCCGGGCGGCGCTCAGCGGCCGCCCGCTGGGGAGGCTGGTTGCCGATGCCGTCCGTGCCGGTGGGCTGCCGGCCGCGGATCGTGAACTGCTCTCGGCCGCCGCCGTGGATCCGGACGTCGGCGGCGACTCGGCGGTACTGCCGCTCCTGACCTGGCTGTGGCACGTGTCCGGCAATGTGCGGAAGTCGTCGCAGTTCGGGCGAAGTCACTGGTGGGTTTCCGACACCGTCGCACCTGTCCTCGAGGAGGCCTCCCGATGGGCAAGCGTCGGACACTGA